The Candidatus Flexicrinis proximus genome includes a window with the following:
- the hypD gene encoding hydrogenase formation protein HypD, which produces MRFIDEYRDAHAVRQFAQAIAQITTRGWTIMEVCGGQTHAIVKYGVDELLPPQITLLHGPGCPVCVTPVELIDKAVEIAARADVIFTSFGDMLRVPGTRGDLLSAKARGADVRIVYSPLDAVKIARSNPDRQVVFFAVGFETTAPANAMAVAQAAKLALTNFTILVSHVLVPPAIEAILGSEDNQVQGFLAAGHVCAVVGYEEYLPLAARYRVPFVVTGFEPVDILQGIYMTIRQLEEGRAEVENQYARAVRREGNLPAQKLVTDIFEVVPRKWRGIGEIPASGLGLRPPYHTFDAERRFGLTGYTADESPLCISGQVLQGKRKPFDCPAYGTLCNPEHPLGATMVSNEGACAAYYRYRRQELTADG; this is translated from the coding sequence GTGAGATTTATCGACGAATACCGTGACGCTCATGCCGTGCGTCAGTTCGCCCAGGCCATCGCGCAAATCACCACGCGCGGCTGGACGATCATGGAAGTGTGCGGCGGCCAGACCCACGCCATTGTCAAATATGGCGTGGACGAACTGCTGCCGCCGCAGATCACACTCCTGCATGGCCCCGGCTGTCCGGTATGCGTCACACCGGTCGAATTGATCGACAAAGCGGTTGAAATCGCCGCGCGTGCGGACGTCATATTCACGTCTTTCGGGGACATGCTCCGTGTTCCCGGCACGCGCGGTGATCTCCTTTCGGCCAAAGCCCGTGGCGCCGATGTGCGGATCGTCTACTCACCGCTCGACGCCGTGAAAATCGCGCGCTCGAACCCCGACAGGCAGGTTGTGTTCTTCGCCGTCGGTTTCGAAACCACCGCGCCGGCCAACGCAATGGCCGTCGCGCAGGCCGCAAAACTTGCCCTGACCAACTTTACGATCCTCGTTTCGCACGTCCTCGTTCCGCCCGCAATCGAAGCGATCCTGGGTTCCGAGGACAATCAGGTCCAGGGCTTCCTCGCGGCGGGGCATGTCTGCGCCGTCGTCGGCTATGAGGAATATCTGCCGCTGGCCGCCAGATATCGCGTGCCGTTTGTCGTAACTGGGTTTGAGCCGGTCGACATCCTCCAGGGCATCTACATGACCATCCGCCAGCTCGAAGAAGGGCGCGCCGAGGTCGAAAATCAGTACGCACGGGCCGTCCGTCGTGAAGGCAACCTGCCGGCGCAGAAACTTGTCACCGACATCTTCGAGGTCGTCCCGCGTAAGTGGCGTGGCATCGGCGAAATCCCCGCCAGCGGGTTAGGCCTGCGTCCGCCTTATCACACCTTCGATGCGGAGCGGCGTTTTGGCTTAACCGGCTACACCGCCGATGAAAGTCCGTTATGCATCAGTGGTCAGGTCTTGCAGGGTAAGCGGAAGCCCTTCGACTGTCCGGCCTATGGCACACTCTGCAATCCTGAGCATCCGTTGGGCGCGACCATGGTCTCTAATGAAGGAGCCTGCGCCGCGTATTACCGCTACCGGCGGCAGGAGTTGACCGCCGATGGCTGA
- a CDS encoding dihydroorotate dehydrogenase-like protein, whose amino-acid sequence MNLNTTYLGLHLKSPLVASASPLSETVAGIRRLEDAGAGAVVLYSLFEEQLRQEQLTLHHYLEHGSESHHEATSYFPEPEEFHTDSRGYLDLIRKAKDSVDIPIIASLNGTTPGNWARFARRIEEAGADALELNLYNIQTNIEVPGAHVEANDIEIVRTVCDSIRIPVAVKLSPFFSNIANMAKHFTQAGAKGLVLFNRFYQPDIDLETLEVRPNVLLSTQQSLRLPLRWIAILYGRIESDFAATGGVHSGEDAVKLLLVGANVTMMASALLKRGVPHIKVVENELREWMERHEYESVAQMRGALSQINCEDPAAYERAQYMKALTHYSREVLP is encoded by the coding sequence ATGAACCTCAACACCACGTACTTAGGTCTGCACCTGAAATCCCCGCTCGTGGCCTCGGCCTCGCCGCTGTCAGAGACCGTCGCCGGTATCCGTCGGCTTGAGGATGCCGGGGCAGGGGCGGTTGTGCTCTACTCCCTGTTCGAGGAGCAGCTCCGCCAGGAGCAGCTTACGCTCCATCACTACCTCGAACATGGGTCTGAAAGCCACCACGAGGCGACCTCCTACTTCCCCGAGCCGGAGGAGTTCCACACCGACTCGCGCGGCTATCTCGACCTGATCCGCAAGGCAAAGGACTCGGTGGACATCCCCATCATTGCCAGCCTGAACGGCACGACTCCGGGCAACTGGGCCAGGTTTGCGCGGCGTATCGAGGAAGCGGGCGCCGATGCGCTTGAGCTGAACCTCTACAACATCCAGACCAATATCGAAGTTCCCGGCGCCCACGTCGAGGCCAACGATATCGAGATCGTGCGCACCGTCTGCGACTCGATCCGCATCCCGGTCGCGGTCAAACTCAGTCCGTTCTTCAGCAACATCGCCAACATGGCCAAGCACTTTACCCAGGCGGGCGCCAAGGGTCTGGTCCTCTTCAATCGCTTCTATCAGCCAGACATCGACCTTGAGACGCTTGAGGTTCGCCCGAACGTCCTGCTCAGCACCCAGCAGTCCCTGCGGCTCCCGCTGCGCTGGATCGCCATTCTTTACGGTCGCATCGAATCGGATTTCGCGGCGACCGGGGGTGTTCATTCTGGCGAAGACGCCGTCAAGCTGCTGCTGGTCGGCGCGAATGTCACCATGATGGCCTCTGCGCTCCTGAAGCGCGGCGTGCCGCACATCAAAGTTGTCGAGAATGAACTGCGCGAGTGGATGGAGCGTCACGAATACGAATCCGTCGCTCAGATGCGCGGCGCGCTCTCCCAGATTAATTGCGAAGACCCGGCAGCCTACGAGCGCGCACAGTATATGAAGGCGCTAACGCACTATTCGAGGGAAGTCCTGCCGTGA